Within Sebaldella sp. S0638, the genomic segment TTTTCATAATAAAGTCCTCCTGTTTTTAGTTTATCATAAAAAGATTTTTTTATTTACAGACTTTTTATCACAGGCTCTTTTATTTTGAATATTATAAAAGTAAATTCACTATCATAGAGGTTTCTTTAGTCTCTGACCGCTCTTTTTGGAACATCAGGAGCAATATGATGTTGAATTCACTTTCTTCACCTGAATGAAGTATTTTTCTTTTTTCAGGTTTACCTTTTATACCGGCAGGATTTTATAAATTGTTTTTATCCTGTTTCACATCCAACGCCGGCTGAATACATCAACAATACATCCGTTATCACATTTACATTCCTATATATTTAAAAATCTCTTATTAATATTTCCAGAAACTGTTTAATGTTTAAAAAATCATTATCCTCTTTTTTAGTTGCTGTTTCATTTTGTTTCTTAATCTTATCCTTGGTTATTCACTCATTTTCTATTTGAGTTTAGTGTAAAAATAAAAAGATTCGCAGAAGAGATAAGAAAAAAGTAAAATTTCTTATTTTAATAGTAAAATTTAAATTTGAATTTGAAAAATCAGGAAGGTGAACTTATGAAAAAATTATGTAAACAGATTCTGTGTTCTACGTTTATGGTTTTAATTATTATTTCCTGCAGCAGCACTCAGGGACCTACAGAGAAACAATTTATGGAATCAAAACAACAGAAGTGGACAGAATTATCTACAAAATACGACAGTCCTTATTTTGACGGAAAAGAACAGGAAAATCTTTCCCCTGAAGTATTAGCTGACTGGTGGACAGTATTAGAGGATGACACTCTTACAGAGCTTATAACATTATCCCTGAAAAACAACAGAAACTTACAGGAAGCAAGGGCAAAAGTCAATGAAGCAAGAGCAGCACTGGGAATAAGTCAGGCAGAGCTTCTTCCGTGGCTTGACAGCAACAATGCCTGGGGAAGAGCAAAAATACCCGAAAGTTTTCCCGGACAAAGCGGAATATATGAAGTTTACAGGCTGGGAATAGATGCATCATGGGAGATTGATATTTTTGGCGGAAACCGTTATAAAACAGATGCGGCAAAATCAGATTTACTTGCACAGAATGCACAGCTTCACTCTACGTGGGTTTCCCTTACTTCAGAAATAGCTGTTAATTATGTCTCTCTGAGAACATTACAGGAACGCCTGACAATAGCTGAAAACAATCTGGCTTTACAGGAGAGTACAGTTAAGTTATTACAGTCAAAATATAAGAACGGACTGATTGATGAAATGAATCTGAATCAGGCAAAATATACAGCTAGTCAGACTAAAGCGATTATTCCCTCTATTAAAATAAATATTGAAGAAATAATGAATAATTTGTCCCTGCTAACAGGACAAATACCCGGAAGTCTTGAAAAAAAGCTGTTAGAGAAAAAAGAACTTCCTGATATAAATGAAATGATATATGTGGGAATTCCCGCAGAAGCTTTAAGGCAAAGACCTGATATACAGGCGGCTGAACACCAGCTGGAATCACAGATTGCCCGTACTAAATCTGCACGTACCGACCTGCTGCCTAAGTTAAAATTATTCGGCTCAATAGGGCTGGAAAGTATTAGCAGCGGATCATTATTATCAGGAGCAAGTCAGGGATTTTCGCTTCTTCCCCAGATTACTTTTCCTATTTTTCACGCGGGAGCCATAAGAAAAAATATAAATGTACAGTCTGCCAGAGAAGAACAGTATCTTGCTGTTTATGAAAATACTGTCCTGAATGCTGCTGCCGAAGTAAGAAATTCACTGGTAGCTATAAGTCAGGAAACAGAAAAAAATACTGCTTTAAAAGAGGGGGTAGACAGTGCTGCTGCTGCTTTAAAAATAGCACAGAAGAAATACAATAACGGTTTACAGGATTACCAGGGTGTTCTTGATGCACAGCGTTCGCTGTTATCCATGCAGGATCAGTATGCAATAAGCAACGGTCAGAAAATCACAAATTTAGTAGGTTTATTTAAAGCGTTAGGGGGCGGCTGGAAACCTCTGACTCAGGATGATATAACAACAACAGGTGAAAAATAACTTTTACATTTTATAGCTTTTTAGGAGGGAAAAATGGATAAACAAGAGGTATTTTCGAAAATAAAAAATAAGAAAAAAATAATTATTCCGGTAATTATTATAATTATTGGTATTGTGATATGGTCTGTATACAGCAAAAAGAAGGAAAGTAAAGACATTATACTATATGGAAACGTAGATATCAGACAGGTATCACTGTCTTTTAACGCTAATGACAGAATAGATAAAATCTTCGTGGAAGAAGGAGATGAAGTAAAAGAAGGACAGCTGCTGGCTACTCTGGATACAGAAAGTCTGTCTCTTCAGATAGAAAAAAGTAAAGCTAAAATAGAAGCACAGAGATATGTAGTTTTACGTCTGAAAAACGGAACAAGACCCAAAGAAATATCTCAAAAGCTGGCACAATTAAATGCTGCCAAAGCAGAAGCCGAAAATGCCGGTATACTGTTACGAAGAGTTCAAAATACTTATTCAGATTCTGAAGGGCGTTCAGTAAGCAAGCAGGAAATAGATGATGCAAGATCAAAGGTCAAAGTGACTTCTGCTCAGGTAAAAGAGGCTAATGATGCTTACCAGCTGGCTGTAACCGGCCCGCGTAGAGAAGATATCGCAGAAGCAGAGGCAGAATTAAAAGCTGCAACAGCTGAATTAGCATTACAGGAGTATTTACTAAGCCAGACCCAGTTAAAATCACCGATTAATGCAGTTGTGCGTTCCCGTCTGCAGGAACCGGGTGATATGGCTTCTCCTCAGCGTGCTACTTTTCTTCTTGCAGTAAACGAGAAAAAATGGATACGCGCTTATATTCAGGAAATACAGCTGGATACTATAAAACCCGGAATGGAAGTCGATGTCTATATTGACAGTTTTCCCAACAGTCCTATGAAAGGGCAGATTGGTTATATATCTTCAGTGGCTGAGTTCACACCGAAAACTGTACAGACAGAGGAACTGAGAACATCTTTGCTGTATGAAATCAGAGTTTATGTCGATGACACCAAAGATATACTGCGTATGGGCATGCCTGCTACAATAAAAATTATCAAACCCACTGACAAATCAGCTAACAGTATGAAAAACAGGGAGCAATTCTTATGAACGAAGAAAATGTAATTATTGCGGAAAATTTATATAAACAATTTATTTCTAAATCATCAAAAAAAGAAGTAACAGAAGCTCTTAATAATATTAATATAAAAGTTCCCGCTGGAAAACTTACTGCATTAATCGGCCCTGACGGTGCAGGAAAAACTACTTTTATGCGTCTGGTATGCGGTCTTATGCTTCCAAGTGAAGGAAATCTCACTGTACTTGGAATAAACACAAAGGATAATCCTCAGGAAATCCAGAATAAAATAAGTTATATGCCGCAGCGTTTCGGCCTTTATGAAGATTTGAGCGTTCAGGAAAATCTTAATCTTTATGCTGATCTGCATGGGATTTCTCAGGAGAAACGTATAGAACGTTTTAGCGAGCTTTTGAAAATGACAGGGTTAGAACCCTTTACCAAAAGGCTTGCCGGAAAATTATCAGGAGGTATGAAGCAGAAACTGGGTTTAGCCTGTACACTTATCCGGACACCCGAACTTCTGTTATTAGATGAGCCGACAGTCGGGGTAGACCCTCTTTCAAGAAGAGAGTTATGGGAAATTCTGCAAAAACTTGTTGGAGATGAAAAAATAACAATTCTCGTAAGTACAGCTTATATGGATGAAGCAGAACTCTGCCAGAAAATAATAGTAATGCATAAAAGTAAAGTTCTCGCTGAGGGGACTTCGAAAGATTTAGCCTTAAAAGCCGAGGACAGATGTTTCAAAATTATGCCTCCCGCGGGAATGCCCTCGCGAATTTTGCAGTCAAAACTGCTTGACCAAAAAGAAAATATTGTTGATGCTGTTCCTGAAGGAGGAGAAGTACGGTTTATAAGCCGTACAAAGGAGGTTTCTAACAGCGTTAAACAGATAAAAGATAATTTACAAATTGAAAAGGTTGATTCACGGCTTGAAGACGGATTTATGGTTTTGCTTCATGACTATGAAAGCAGTCATAAAGAAAAAACAGAAGAAATGATTCCTCTGGAATTTCCTGAAAACTTCAAAATATCAGATCAGATTGATATAGAAGTCAAAAATCTTGTACGAAAATTCGGTGATTTTACAGCTGTGGGCAATACTTCCTTTCAGGTACACAGAGGAGAAATATTCGGGCTGCTGGGTCCAAACGGAGCAGGAAAAACTACTACTTTCAGAATGCTATGCGGACTGCTTCCTGCAACAAGCGGCTTTCTCTCTGTGGCAGGCGTTAATCTCAGAAAAGCAAGAACACAGGCGAGAGCTAATGTCGGATATGTTGCACAGAAATTCTCTTTGTATTCGACTTTAACTGTAGATGAAAATCTGAAATTCTTCGGCGGAGTCTATGGTTTGAAAAGAGAAAAATTAAGAAAGAGAATGGATGATGTAAAAGAACAGTTTGATCTTACAGGACTGGATACAAAGCCGAGCGGCGAACTGCCCGGAGGATTTAAACAGCGTTTATCAATGGCTGTAGCTCTTCTGCATGAACCCAAGATACTTTTCCTTGATGAGCCTACAAGCGGTATTGATCCTCTTGCAAGACGTACTTTCTGGCGTCAGATAACAGCCCTTGCTGCTGAAGGAACTACAATAATAATTACTACACACTTTATGGAGGAAGCAGAATACTGCGACCGTATTATGATACAGGATCAGGGAAAAATGCTGGTTCTGGGTACTCCTCAGGAGGTAAGGGAAAAGGCTGGAAAAAATGTAATAACAATGAATCAGGCATTTATTGAAATAATAGGACAGAGCCGTTCGCAAAAGCAGGTAGTCTAATAAGGAGAAGATTATGATCAGAAATAATTTTTTAATACGTCTTACTGCAATGGTAAATAAAGAATTTCGTCAGCTGATCCGTGATAACAGCAGTATTCTAATCGGAATATTTTTACCTATTATTCTTATATTTATTATAGGTTACGGTGTTTCTCTGGATGTGAAGAAAGTCCCTGTGGCAGTGGTGCTTGAAGATACCTCTCCCACAGTTTATGACGTTTTCAGCTTTCTTAACGGATCAGAGTATTTTTCACCCCTTTATGTAACATCAATGCATGATGCAAAAAAACTAATGGATAAAAGGGAGGCTGATGCTATTATCAGAATTCCTCCTGATTTTTCAGAAAATTTATATAAACAGGAAACTAAAATACAGCTGATTTTATATGGTGTGGATTCCAGTACAGCTACAATTGTAAAAGGATATGTAGAAAGTGCCGTAAAACAGTGGGAAGCACTAAACGGATATAAATTTACAGACAGTCCGGATATGAGCAATATAACCGTGGAAAACAGAATATGGTTTAATGATGCCAATTCAAGTATCTGGTATTTTATTCCCGGACTAATAGTGCTTATAATAACTATCGTGGGAGTATTTCTTACTGCTCTGGTTATGGCGCGTGAATGGGAACGGGGAACATTGGAGTCACTGTTTATTTCCCCTGTAAAACCTTTGGAAATATTATTATCAAAGATGATTCCGTATTTTTGTATAGGAATAATCGGACTTGACCTTTGTCTTGTTGCAGCCAGATATTTATTCAAAGTGCCTATACACGGTTCTCTGACTATTATCATTCTGTGCTCTATGCTTTATCTGTTTACTACTCTCGGAATGGGACTAATTATATCTTCCATTACCAAAAATCAGTTTTTGGCCAGTCAGATAGCATTAGTCGTAAGTTTTCTGCCGGCAATGATGCTGACAGGGTTTCTCTTTGATCTACGGAGTGTTCCCGTTTTTATTCGAAGTGTGGGGCAGATATTACCGGCAACATATTACTTACAATTACTAAAATCTCTGTTTCTCGCAGGAAACAACTGGGATTTGATTATCAAAAACTGCTTGATACTAGCTGCTTACGCTGTGTTTTTCGTTTCCGCAGCTTTGAAAGTAACTAAAAAAACCTTAGAATAAGAGAGTGATATAGATGGATACTATTATGACATTTTTATCAAAATTTAGAAATATGTGTAAAAAAGAACTTTTAAGCACTTTGAAGGATCCCGCCACAAGAATAGTGCTTTTCCTTCCGGTTGTTTTGCAGACTATTTTATTTGGATATGCAGCTACTTATAATCTTGATAATGTACCATATGCCATTATTGATAACAGCAGAAGCAAAACTTCCGCCGAGTTTCTTTCCAAACTTGACGGAACAGGTGTTTTCCAACGTATACAAACTCTGATGAATGCCGGCGAGATCGCTAAAAGTATAGATTCCAACAAAGTAATGATGGTAATAAATATAGATTCAGATTTTGAAAGAAATCTTGCTGAGGGGAATCCCGCTTCGATTCAGGTAATTACAGACGGGCGTAATACTATGACTGCAGCAGTGGCTTTAGGGTATATCAGTGATATTGTCGGGGAATATAATGCCGAAAGAGACGGGGGAAAACAGCTTATAAACATTGAAACACGGGCATGGTATAATCCTAACCTTATTACCAGATGGACTTTTCTTCCGGGAATGATAGCAGTCTTCAGTCTGATACAGATTTTGATGCTTGCAGGATTATCTGTTGCCAGAGAAAGAGAGCAGGGGACTTTTGACCAGCTGCTTGTTACTCCTCTTTCTTCTACTGAAATTTTAATGGGGAAAGCTGTGCCTCCTATACTCATAGGCATGCTGCAGGTAACGTTTATACTGCTTTCATGTATATTTTGGTTTAAAATACCGCTGAGCGGTTCATTAATTACATTATACCTTACTGTTTTTATATTTATGGTCAGCTGTACCGGAATAGGATTGTCCATATCGGCAATTTCCACAAGTATGCAGCAGGTAATGGTGTATACTTTTGTTCTTATGATGCCGATGGTTTTATTATCAGGTCTGGCAACACCTGTGCGTAATATGCCCGAAATTCTTCAGATAGCTACTTACGCTAATCCTCTCCGTTTTGGAGTGGAAGCTATAAGAAGGGTTTATCTCGAAGGCAGCAGTCTGGCTCAGGTTGCCCATAACTTTATCCCTATGGCAGCTGTCGCAGCCGTCACTCTTCCGTTGGCTGTCTGGTTATTTCGGAATAAATTAACTTAATTTGTAAAGTAGGTAGTTTATGAAAAAAGAAAAAATTATTCCTGATCATGAAAATATAAAGGAAACAAAGGCTTTGATCATTGATTGTGCAGGCAGCTTAATAGCAAAATACGGTTATGCAAAAGTAACGAGCAAAAGTATCTGCGAAAAAGCAAAAGTAAATATGGCAGCTATAAATTACCATTTTGGCAGCCGTGCAGGATTATATGTAGCTGTCCTGAAAGAGATCCACGACTTTTTAATCAATGTCGACGAACTGAATAAACTGTATTTAAGTGATTTATCCCCAAAAGAAAAGGTGGAAATATTTATTGATCTTTTTGTAAAAAGTCTGTCTAATGATAAAAACTGGTATATAAAAATACTGGCAAGAGAAATCGTTGATCCTTCACCGTTTATAAATCAGATATTATCACAAGAAACTCTTTTAAAATTAGATATTATCTCAAAAATATTCAGTGAATACACAAAACTGCCTGTTACAGACCTCAAATTATACAGCTGTATCCTTAATGCTACATCATCATTTATTGTTATATTTTTAGCACATAATACATTTGAACTTTTACCAGTGACATATTCCGATAAAGATTTAATAACTCATTTGAAAAGATCAATATTTGCCGGGTTAGACGAATTTAAAAATGAACACAGTTAAATAAGTTCATAATCCATGAATGTTGATAAAGTGAACGTCGGAGAAAAACAGCAGATCCTGAAAGTGTAATAAGGAAATCATAAATTTATCTATTTTGATAGATTTTCTAAACTTTTGTATTATAATTCATACTAAGCATAAATTATTCTGATACCATAATCTGTAAAAAAACTATTTAAAGGAGCAGAAATATGTATAGAAATGAATATCCAAGACCGGACTTTGTGAGAAAAGACTGGACTTGTCTAAACGGCACATGGGATTTTGAATTTGACGATAATAATATCGGTATGGCATCAAAATGGTATAAAAAAGATCATAAACTTACGAAAAAAATCAATGTTCCTTTTGTTTTTCAATCAAAGCTGAGTGATATTGATACAAATGATTTTCATGATTTTATCTGGTATAAAAGAAATTTCAAAATTGAAGGTTCGTGGAAAAATAAAGATATTTTACTGCATTTCGGAGCTGTGGATTACAGATGTCTTGTTTTTATTAACGGAGAACTGGCTGGAAGCCATGAAGGCGGGCATACTTCCTTTTCTTTCAATATAACAAATTATCTTACATGGGATGAAGAGGAAATTACAGTATTTGTGGAAGATCCTTCAGAAGATGAAACTATACCGAGAGGAAAACAGCACTGGATTAAAAACCCTGAGAGTATCTGGTACAAGCGTTCGAGCGGTATCTGGCAGTCTGTCTGGCTTGAACCTGTTAATAAAAACCACATTACGGATTTTAAGTGTACCCCTTTATTTGATCAGGGTTCTGTAAAATTTCACATAAAAACAAGACTTCCCGAAGAAAATACCAAGATTATGGTAAAAATTTCATTCAAAGATACTTTGATTGTACAGGATGTAATAAATATCAGCGGCACAGAAATCACACGTGTTTTTGATATTTTTCAAAAGAAAATTTTCAGAGGATGCACACATGGTCCGGGCTGGACATGGACTCCTGAAAATCCTAATTTATTTGATGTTACACTTACACTTGTAAATAACGATGAGATTATAGATGAAGTAGACAGTTATTTTGGTATGAGAAAAATACATACTGAAAATGGAAAAGTATATCTGAATAACAGACCTTATTACCAAAGACTGGTTCTGGATCAGGGATACTGGCCTGACAGTCTGATGACAGCTCCTTCTGATGAAGATTTCAAAAAAGACATCATACTGGCAAAAGAAATGGGATTTAACGGATGCAGAAAACACCAGAAGATAGAGGACTGCCGTTTTCTTTACTGGGCTGACAAACTCGGCTATATTGTGTGGAGCGAAATGCCAAGTACCATTTCCTATGATTCAAACTCTGTTGCCAGAACTACAAATGAATTAATAGAGTCTGTAAACAGAGATTATAATCATCCCTGTATTGTCACATGGGTCGCATTAAATGAAAGCTGGGGTGTCTCAGAAATTAATTATGATAAAATACAGCAGAATCATTCGCTTTCTTTATATCATATGCTTCATTCACTTGATAATACCAGACTGGTTATTACAAATGACGGATGGGAAACTACAAAAACCGATATCTGTGCTGTACATAATTATCACCACGGCACAAAAGACGAAAAAGAAAAATATGAGACTTTTATCAAAGATTTAAGTACAAAAGAAGAAATTCTGGAATCAAAACCGGCTGGCCGTAATATTTATGCAGATGGCTTTGAGCATATGGGCGAACCTGTTATGCTTACTGAATTCGGAGGGATAGGATATGATAAGACACGTCCGGACGGATGGGGCTATACTGTTGCTTCCAATGAAACCGAATTCATTCAGGATCTGGAACGTGTTTTTGATGCAGTCAGAAAATCAAAAGTTCTTACAGGATTCTGCTATACGCAGTTTACAGATGTAGAACAGGAAATAAACGGACTTCTTACTTATTCCCGTGAACCAAAATGTGATCTGGAAATTATAAAAAATATTATAGAAAAATAATATCCCTAAATAAATCTTTTTAAACAAAAAAACAGGATTACATTATATGTAATCCTGTACTTTATTTATTAACTATTTTTTTCTTATGTTATAGAAAGTGTTAATTCCTTCGTAAATTGCTTCTTCAGCCAAGTCATCTTCGATTCTTAATAACTGGTTGTATTTAGCCATTCTGTCTGTTCTTGAAGCAGAACCAGTTTTGATCTGACCTGCATTTGTAGCTACTGCTATATCAGCTATAGTATCATCTTCAGTTTCTCCTGATCTGTGAGATATAACTGCTGTGTATCCTGCTTTTTTAGCCATTTCTATAGCATCAAGAGTTTCTGTTAATGTACCGATTTGGTTAACTTTGATTAGGATAGAGTTAGCTATTCCTTCTCTGATTCCTCTTGATAATCTTTCAGTATTAGTTACGAATAAATCGTCTCCTACTAATTGTACAGTTTTTCCTAATTTCTCAGTAAGTTTCTTGAAACCTGCCCAGTCATCTTCTGCTAAACCGTCTTCTATTGAAATAATAGGGTATTTAGCAACAAGACCTGCATACCAGTCTACCATTTCTTCAGATGTTCTTACTACTCCGCCTTCTCTTTTGAAGTGGTAAGTATATGTATCTCCGTCTTTTTTAGCGAATTCACTTGAAGCTGCATCTAATGCAAATGTAATTTCTTCACCTAATTTATATCCTGCTCTTTCTACTGCCTGAGAAATTATATCAAGAGCTCCTTCTGTTCCGTTGATCTTAGCCGGTGCATATCCACCTTCGTTACCAACATTTGTAGAATCTCCGTTTTCTTTAAGGATTTTTCCTAAGTGATGGAATATTTCAGCACCCATTCTTAATCCTTCTTTATATGTTTTTGCTCCTACCGGCTGAACCATAAATTCTTGTACGTCTACAGCCGAATCAGCATGCGATCCTCCATTAAGGATATTCATCATAGGAACTGGTAATTCTTTAGAATTAACTCCTCCTAAATATCTGTATAAAGGTAAACCAAGCTGGTTAGCAGCTGCTTTTGCTACTGCAAGCGACACACCCAGAATAGCATTTGCCCCTAATTTCCCTTTATTTGGTGTTCCGTCTAATTCTATCATAGCTTTATCCACAGCTACCTGATCTAAAGCGTCCATTCCCATTAAATGGTCAGCTATTACTGTATTAACATTTTCTACAGCTTTTAGAACTCCTTGTCCAAGGTATCTGCTTGTATCCTTATCTCTTAATTCCACAGCCTCATGCTCACCTGTAGATGCTCCAGATGGTACAGAAGCTCTTCCCATCGCACCTCCTGATAGGTAAACTTCCACTTCTACAGTAGGGTTCCCTCTTGAATCCAATATCTCCCTAGCGTGGATATCTTCAATAATAGTCATTATACTACCTCCATAAATTTTATTTACATAATAATATTACCATATTATACTTCATTTTTCAAAGACTTTTTTGTACAAAAAACTTATTTAATATGACGTTATTCCTAATCAAAAACAAATATAAGAATAATTCTGTTTTTAATTTTATGCTGCAGTGACCGAATGATGTCACAAAATAATTTTGTTTTTTAAAATACCTGCTTTCCCGTTAATGGAAAAGCAGGCTTGTTTTATAATAATTTATCAAGTTCTTCTGTTGCGTATTTTAATGCCTCTTCATTTCTTATCTGACTCTTTACTTCTTCAAAAGTACGCTTTTTATATGGAACTTCATTTGTTTTTACCATTAGGAAGTATCCGCCGTTAAATTCATATTCCAGAATTTCGTTTACTTTTGAAGCAAATAATTTTCTATTAGCTTCTTCTACGAATCCGATTCCCGGCACTGCAGAATTTTCGTATATTTTCTTAAACACTTCTTTTACTTCATACTTGTATTTATCCTGATCTATAACATCTGTCCAAGTTACTTTCTTCTCGTCAAGTTCTTTTTTCAGACCCTGAAGTCTGCCTATAAGGTCTGTTCTTGAAGCTTCCGACGGTTTTGGAAGTAACAGGATGTGACTTACTTTCTTTTTATCAGCATTAGCCGGGTCTACATCTTCCACATAGATAAGGTGCGATCCGAATTCTGTCTGAACCGGTCCTATAATTTGCCCTTTTTGTGCTGTTTTTATTGCTTCCAGAAATTCCGGAACAAAGTTAGTGCTAGAATCAACCCATCCGAGTTCTCCGCCCTGATCTTTACTTCCCGGATCTTCACTTACTTTTTTTGCTGTTTCTGCAAAATTCTCAGGTGTAAGGGTTTTCTTTAAGTCCTCAGCTTTTTTCTTTGTAGCTTCCTTATCTGCTTCTGTAGGATCAAAGAAACTTCCTACCACATATCCGCCTACACTGTGTCTTATATCATATTTCCCCGGATCTGTATCATATATTTTCTTTAAGTCTGCATCAGACGGATTATATG encodes:
- the eno gene encoding phosphopyruvate hydratase — encoded protein: MTIIEDIHAREILDSRGNPTVEVEVYLSGGAMGRASVPSGASTGEHEAVELRDKDTSRYLGQGVLKAVENVNTVIADHLMGMDALDQVAVDKAMIELDGTPNKGKLGANAILGVSLAVAKAAANQLGLPLYRYLGGVNSKELPVPMMNILNGGSHADSAVDVQEFMVQPVGAKTYKEGLRMGAEIFHHLGKILKENGDSTNVGNEGGYAPAKINGTEGALDIISQAVERAGYKLGEEITFALDAASSEFAKKDGDTYTYHFKREGGVVRTSEEMVDWYAGLVAKYPIISIEDGLAEDDWAGFKKLTEKLGKTVQLVGDDLFVTNTERLSRGIREGIANSILIKVNQIGTLTETLDAIEMAKKAGYTAVISHRSGETEDDTIADIAVATNAGQIKTGSASRTDRMAKYNQLLRIEDDLAEEAIYEGINTFYNIRKK
- a CDS encoding efflux transporter outer membrane subunit → MKKLCKQILCSTFMVLIIISCSSTQGPTEKQFMESKQQKWTELSTKYDSPYFDGKEQENLSPEVLADWWTVLEDDTLTELITLSLKNNRNLQEARAKVNEARAALGISQAELLPWLDSNNAWGRAKIPESFPGQSGIYEVYRLGIDASWEIDIFGGNRYKTDAAKSDLLAQNAQLHSTWVSLTSEIAVNYVSLRTLQERLTIAENNLALQESTVKLLQSKYKNGLIDEMNLNQAKYTASQTKAIIPSIKINIEEIMNNLSLLTGQIPGSLEKKLLEKKELPDINEMIYVGIPAEALRQRPDIQAAEHQLESQIARTKSARTDLLPKLKLFGSIGLESISSGSLLSGASQGFSLLPQITFPIFHAGAIRKNINVQSAREEQYLAVYENTVLNAAAEVRNSLVAISQETEKNTALKEGVDSAAAALKIAQKKYNNGLQDYQGVLDAQRSLLSMQDQYAISNGQKITNLVGLFKALGGGWKPLTQDDITTTGEK
- a CDS encoding glycoside hydrolase family 2 protein; translation: MYRNEYPRPDFVRKDWTCLNGTWDFEFDDNNIGMASKWYKKDHKLTKKINVPFVFQSKLSDIDTNDFHDFIWYKRNFKIEGSWKNKDILLHFGAVDYRCLVFINGELAGSHEGGHTSFSFNITNYLTWDEEEITVFVEDPSEDETIPRGKQHWIKNPESIWYKRSSGIWQSVWLEPVNKNHITDFKCTPLFDQGSVKFHIKTRLPEENTKIMVKISFKDTLIVQDVINISGTEITRVFDIFQKKIFRGCTHGPGWTWTPENPNLFDVTLTLVNNDEIIDEVDSYFGMRKIHTENGKVYLNNRPYYQRLVLDQGYWPDSLMTAPSDEDFKKDIILAKEMGFNGCRKHQKIEDCRFLYWADKLGYIVWSEMPSTISYDSNSVARTTNELIESVNRDYNHPCIVTWVALNESWGVSEINYDKIQQNHSLSLYHMLHSLDNTRLVITNDGWETTKTDICAVHNYHHGTKDEKEKYETFIKDLSTKEEILESKPAGRNIYADGFEHMGEPVMLTEFGGIGYDKTRPDGWGYTVASNETEFIQDLERVFDAVRKSKVLTGFCYTQFTDVEQEINGLLTYSREPKCDLEIIKNIIEK
- a CDS encoding ATP-binding cassette domain-containing protein, which produces MNEENVIIAENLYKQFISKSSKKEVTEALNNINIKVPAGKLTALIGPDGAGKTTFMRLVCGLMLPSEGNLTVLGINTKDNPQEIQNKISYMPQRFGLYEDLSVQENLNLYADLHGISQEKRIERFSELLKMTGLEPFTKRLAGKLSGGMKQKLGLACTLIRTPELLLLDEPTVGVDPLSRRELWEILQKLVGDEKITILVSTAYMDEAELCQKIIVMHKSKVLAEGTSKDLALKAEDRCFKIMPPAGMPSRILQSKLLDQKENIVDAVPEGGEVRFISRTKEVSNSVKQIKDNLQIEKVDSRLEDGFMVLLHDYESSHKEKTEEMIPLEFPENFKISDQIDIEVKNLVRKFGDFTAVGNTSFQVHRGEIFGLLGPNGAGKTTTFRMLCGLLPATSGFLSVAGVNLRKARTQARANVGYVAQKFSLYSTLTVDENLKFFGGVYGLKREKLRKRMDDVKEQFDLTGLDTKPSGELPGGFKQRLSMAVALLHEPKILFLDEPTSGIDPLARRTFWRQITALAAEGTTIIITTHFMEEAEYCDRIMIQDQGKMLVLGTPQEVREKAGKNVITMNQAFIEIIGQSRSQKQVV
- a CDS encoding TetR/AcrR family transcriptional regulator, producing MKKEKIIPDHENIKETKALIIDCAGSLIAKYGYAKVTSKSICEKAKVNMAAINYHFGSRAGLYVAVLKEIHDFLINVDELNKLYLSDLSPKEKVEIFIDLFVKSLSNDKNWYIKILAREIVDPSPFINQILSQETLLKLDIISKIFSEYTKLPVTDLKLYSCILNATSSFIVIFLAHNTFELLPVTYSDKDLITHLKRSIFAGLDEFKNEHS
- a CDS encoding efflux RND transporter periplasmic adaptor subunit: MDKQEVFSKIKNKKKIIIPVIIIIIGIVIWSVYSKKKESKDIILYGNVDIRQVSLSFNANDRIDKIFVEEGDEVKEGQLLATLDTESLSLQIEKSKAKIEAQRYVVLRLKNGTRPKEISQKLAQLNAAKAEAENAGILLRRVQNTYSDSEGRSVSKQEIDDARSKVKVTSAQVKEANDAYQLAVTGPRREDIAEAEAELKAATAELALQEYLLSQTQLKSPINAVVRSRLQEPGDMASPQRATFLLAVNEKKWIRAYIQEIQLDTIKPGMEVDVYIDSFPNSPMKGQIGYISSVAEFTPKTVQTEELRTSLLYEIRVYVDDTKDILRMGMPATIKIIKPTDKSANSMKNREQFL
- a CDS encoding ABC transporter permease, coding for MIRNNFLIRLTAMVNKEFRQLIRDNSSILIGIFLPIILIFIIGYGVSLDVKKVPVAVVLEDTSPTVYDVFSFLNGSEYFSPLYVTSMHDAKKLMDKREADAIIRIPPDFSENLYKQETKIQLILYGVDSSTATIVKGYVESAVKQWEALNGYKFTDSPDMSNITVENRIWFNDANSSIWYFIPGLIVLIITIVGVFLTALVMAREWERGTLESLFISPVKPLEILLSKMIPYFCIGIIGLDLCLVAARYLFKVPIHGSLTIIILCSMLYLFTTLGMGLIISSITKNQFLASQIALVVSFLPAMMLTGFLFDLRSVPVFIRSVGQILPATYYLQLLKSLFLAGNNWDLIIKNCLILAAYAVFFVSAALKVTKKTLE
- a CDS encoding ABC transporter permease — its product is MDTIMTFLSKFRNMCKKELLSTLKDPATRIVLFLPVVLQTILFGYAATYNLDNVPYAIIDNSRSKTSAEFLSKLDGTGVFQRIQTLMNAGEIAKSIDSNKVMMVINIDSDFERNLAEGNPASIQVITDGRNTMTAAVALGYISDIVGEYNAERDGGKQLINIETRAWYNPNLITRWTFLPGMIAVFSLIQILMLAGLSVAREREQGTFDQLLVTPLSSTEILMGKAVPPILIGMLQVTFILLSCIFWFKIPLSGSLITLYLTVFIFMVSCTGIGLSISAISTSMQQVMVYTFVLMMPMVLLSGLATPVRNMPEILQIATYANPLRFGVEAIRRVYLEGSSLAQVAHNFIPMAAVAAVTLPLAVWLFRNKLT